The Plasmodium berghei ANKA genome assembly, chromosome: 8 genome has a segment encoding these proteins:
- a CDS encoding replication termination factor, putative, with amino-acid sequence MGGDGGSLPQRVDLVRMKNKRLRDNTGSLGYEKNTLVTISHNKFNKKELKEYYFSHCIISQEMLTEPFFCCRLGYLYNKENIFKLILFKKQNKKKKKDLYEKFEHIDSLKDLVLCKNKLNEDNKLVCLISNEIINSTSGAICLFSCGCIFSKKIFNKVNISKENVCIACNRKFKQSDIIEIGLDDEDALEEKRKILKKRKLDKEKKEITHHEKK; translated from the exons atggGAGGAGATGGGGGAAGTTTACCTCAAAGAGTAGATTTAGTCcgtatgaaaaataaaagattaAGAGATAATACGGGAAGTTTAGGATACGAAAAAAACACACTTGTTACTATTAGTCATAATaagtttaataaaaaagaattgaaggaatattattttagtCATTGCATAATATCTCAa GAAATGCTCACAGAACCATTTTTCTGTTGCCGTCTTGGAtacttatataataaagaaaatatttttaaattaattttatttaagaaacaaaataaaaaaaaaaaaaaagatttatatgaaaaatttgaaCATATAGATTCACTTAAGGATTTGGTTCTCtgcaaaaataaattaaatgaagaTAATAAACTAGTTTGTTTGATTTCAAACgaaataattaattcaACTTCTGGTGCTATATGCCTATTTTCCTGTGGATgcattttttcaaaaaaaattttcaataaaGTTAACATATCAAAG GAAAATGTTTGTATAGCTTGCAACAGGAAATTTAAGCAAAGTGATATCATTGAAATTGGCTTAGATGATGAAGATGCCCttgaagaaaaaagaaaaatattaaaaaaacgaaaacttgataaagaaaaaaaagaaataactCATCACGAAAagaaataa
- a CDS encoding HSP90 co-chaperone p23, putative, translating to MGEIYNKRHKYMNNGVLIYEWEQTIDEVNIYINMNSNINKNDLDINIKSKRVNIGLKGAKSFLEGELFSLIDEECSYWYIDDNILHILLTKVKKAEVWNCVFKGHKNLNPVDENNTKKKMLLERFQMEHPNFDFSSASFNGQVPDARTFMGGVKY from the exons atggGGGAAATATACAACAAAagacataaatatatgaataatg GCGTTCTAATTTATGAATGGGAACAAACAATAGATGAAGtaaacatttatataaatatgaattcaaatataaataaaaatgatttagacataaatataaaaagtaaaagAGTTAATATTGGATTAAAAGGAGCAAAAAGCTTTTTAGAAGGTGAATTATTTAGCTTGATTGATGAGGAATGTTCATATTGGTACattgatgataatattttacatatattattaacaaaagTTAAAAAAGCAGAAGTATGGAATTGTGTTTTTAAAGgacataaaaatttaaatcctgttgatgaaaataatacgaaaaaaaaaatgctttTAGAAAGATTTCAAATGGAGCATCcaaattttgatttttcaTCTGCTTCTTTTAATGGTCAAGTACCGGATGCTCGAACTTTTATGGGTGGagttaaatattaa
- a CDS encoding zinc finger protein, putative, whose protein sequence is MLYKTQLCSFYAKGICARGNKCSWAHGELDVRPMPKFYKTRMCYTFLSGSYCEASKCTFAHTEEELRGSGKALRLCTKYFLDGYCSKADKCPMAHSINQLDPSVKFSSTELMSRVYNNEELENYKNRMGINNNENKQTDEVKGNHEDYNDNMNNADNEKDNSENNSKNNNDNKNGQRDNSRNNKINKSNQNNEYELRKGLGDSEDDVNKEKDKYNMNRFRNNENMKDSKKSPFNFYRNNERKTYKEYLIDTNQMNGCIGDIDKDEDILYNDILMNGDYMRRKNSTKENLINNKFENITSNGYHYNYDGIIEEREISNSKIYKYKNVNNGENADMFSNNYVNMKNLNMGNKAMLLNEYYKNNFSLAEHNTQNGENSKGNNNGNMNGVYGDANNFDRMSILRKMDKQSLLLNMNYDINFNSTKKFYNDKNEMNMNEEKNMFTKNSKNGDIINNPFFDPNISKYDDSKNCSNYFNENGINKKKENEENVENIENYKNMPIEFNYKNKSRTDRYGNNMTSLNLMNKMNDSVDVSDMNKVGFDEKNEKNINEMRQMNMNLESLIYNMNNINLCDGNKNEKESKNRILMQAFMKSSNDNSSLNAPSEKNVQNGNEEIKRNDESKINHESFEYYTNNIDYEFKKMIMDNEFLLDNNNGSNNINKYNEFNDQFVIPKSSNNNNEHIMSNYTVLSSNDLCNSMNAMTNFSNVNSVSNMSNACNIDDIGKKGNMNGLKANYYNNYKKNAINNMNNGIIKVNGNCNVEYENRKTNSSAKLNDLKDIRNDEINNFINEAVMDKSYIEKKMISSGEKVGQGGEIFDEGYSSLSSDASSSNDYDLKKGNKKMKKNIILNKKGNNIKKDILNEEQEINESLSDESTILLNGKGNDKMSENRMSSHHDMRNNDNTLNTSEYKWNVCMLNENNGNCINRNRNNNSSRNYDYLKNKFGNINENSMKYEDINKFLLGNNNNVSGYDFEKIFSNKKKVGENMNNQAETGTNNMNDLIDYQNRRNAMNKNKNGYNENGNLLSILQNGYSNINTNNISESNREIKNSNMISGVNNNMNGQVFSYNYFNKNNMNNVKNSCVNSKDNDDIISNTNFFSNVENGITDGMLNDSLNGGDQNYYINEHKKNDLSQISKNNYSNYFLDNSENHSSIANLNFYEMAYTNGGFSNYGHGNNNGNSENSKIDILNTKKNTQSTNVDDNNDSLSLNNKNGKNVLNSCTPLTYNFNDCMNASTKMI, encoded by the exons AT gCTATATAAAACACAGCTTTGCTCTTTTTACGCAAAAGGAATTTGCGCTCGTGGTAACAAATGTAGTTGGGCTCATGGGGAATTAGATGTTAGGCCGATGCCTAAATTTTACAAA ACTCGAATGTgctatacatttttatcgGGAAGTTATTGTGAAGCCTCTAAATGTACATTTGCTCATACAGAAGAAGAATTAAGAGGCTCTGGAAAGGCCCTGAGGTTGtgtacaaaatattttttagatg GCTATTGTAGTAAGGCAGATAAATGCCCTATGGCACATAGCATAAACCAGTTGGATCCATCTGTAAAATTTTCGTCAACAGAACTTATGAGCAGagtttataataatgaagaacTTGAAAACTATAAAAATCGAATGGGCATAAATAATAACGAAAACAAACAAACAGATGAAGTAAAAGGAAATCATGAAGactataatgataatatgaataatgcTGACAATGAAAAGGATAATAGCGAAAATaattctaaaaataataacgacaataaaaatggacAGAGAGATAATAGTAGAAATAACAAGATTAATAAAAGTAATCAAAATAACGAATATGAGTTGCGTAAAGGTTTAGGAGATAGCGAAGATGATGTgaataaagaaaaagataaatataatatgaatcGTTTTcgtaataatgaaaatatgaagGACTCAAAAAAATCTCCTTTTAACTTTTATCGGAATAATGAGAGAAAAACATACaaagaatatttaattgATACAAATCAGATGAATGGTTGTATTGGAGACATAGACAAAG ATGAAGATATATTGTATAACGATATTTTGATGAATGGAGATTATATgagaagaaaaaattccacaaaagaaaatttgATAAACAATAAATTTGAGAACATAACATCGAATGGatatcattataattaCGATGGAATAATAGAAGAAAGAGAAATATCTAATAgcaaaatatacaaatataagaaTGTAAATAATGGAGAGAATGCAGATATGTTTAgtaataattatgtaaatatgaaaaatttgaatatgGGAAATAAAGCAATGTTACTAAATgaatattacaaaaataatttttcgtTAGCAGAACACAATACACAAAATGGTGAAAATAGTAAGGGAAATAACAATGGTAATATGAATGGTGTATATGGAGATgctaataattttgatagGATGTctattttaagaaaaatggataaacaaagtttattattaaatatgaattatgATATAAACTTTAAttcaacaaaaaaattttataatgataaGAATGAGATGAATAtgaatgaagaaaaaaatatgtttaccaaaaatagtaaaaatggtgatataattaataaccCATTTTTTGACCCCAATATAAGCAAATATGATGattcaaaaaattgttcaaattattttaatgaaaatgggataaataaaaaaaaagaaaacgaAGAAAATGTTGAgaatatagaaaattacaaaaatatgccgattgaatttaattataaaaacaaatctAGAACAGACCGATATGGTAATAATATGACAAGTCTTAATTtaatgaacaaaatgaatGATTCAGTTGATGTTTCTGATATGAATAAAGTTGGatttgatgaaaaaaatgagaagaatataaatgaaatgcGTCAAATGAACATGAATTTAGAAAGCttgatatataatatgaacaatataaatttgtgtgatggaaataaaaacgaAAAGGAATCTAAAAATAGGATTTTAATGCAAGCATTTATGAAATCAAGTAATGATAATAGTAGTCTCAATGCTCCatctgaaaaaaatgttcaaaatggaaatgaagaaataaaacgAAATGATgaaagtaaaataaatcatgaatcttttgaatattatacaaataatattgattatgaatttaaaaaaatgattatggataatgaatttttattagacaataataatggaagtaataatattaacaaatataacGAATTTAATGACCAGTTTGTAATTCCTAAAAgttcaaataataataatgagcATATTATGAGTAACTATACAGTATTGAGTTCGAATGATTTATGTAATAGTATGAATGCTATGACAAATTTTAGTAATGTGAATAGTGTTAGTAATATGAGTAATGCTTGCAATATAGATGATATAGGTAAGAAAGGAAATATGAATGGACTTAAggcaaattattataataattataaaaaaaatgcaattaataatatgaacaatggaataataaaagttaATGGTAATTGTAATGtagaatatgaaaatagaAAAACAAATTCGAGTGCCaaattaaatgatttaaaagatatacgaaatgatgaaataaataattttattaatgaaGCTGTAATGGATAAAAgttatatagaaaaaaaaatgatttctTCAGGTGAAAAAGTTGGACAGGGAGGAGAAATATTTGATGAAGGTTACAGTTCATTATCATCTGACGCATCTTCTTCTAATGAttatgatttaaaaaaaggaaataaaaaaatgaaaaaaaatataattttaaataaaaaaggaaataatataaagaaagatatattaaatgaagaacaagaaataaatgaaagtTTATCTGATGAAAGTACTATATTGTTAAATGGGAAAGgaaatgataaaatgaGTGAAAATCGCATGAGCAGTCATCATGATATGagaaataatgataatactTTAAACACTTCAGAATATAAATGGAATGTGTGCATGCTTAATGAAAACAATGGGAATTGTATAAACAGAAATaggaataataatagtagtAGAAATTATGactatttaaaaaacaagTTTGGTAATATAAATGAGAATAGTATGAAATACGAAgatattaacaaatttttgttaggaaataataacaatgtTTCGGGCTAtgattttgaaaaaatattttcaaataaaaaaaaagtcggagaaaatatgaacaatcAGGCAGAAACTGGCACAAACAACATGAACGATTTAATAGATTACCAAAATAGAAGAAATGCtatgaacaaaaataaaaatggatataaTGAGAATGGAAATTTATTAAGTATTCTCCAAAATGGTTATAGCAATATTAatactaataatattagtGAGTCAAATagagaaataaaaaatagcaaTATGATTAGTggtgtaaataataatatgaacgGACAGGTATTTAGctacaattattttaacaaaaataatatgaacaatGTTAAAAACTCGTGTGTTAATAGTAAAGACAATGATGATATAATTAGTAatactaatttttttagcaATGTAGAAAATGGTATAACAGATGGTATGTTAAATGACTCATTAAATGGTGGAgatcaaaattattatataaatgaacataaaaaaaatgatttatcTCAGATTTCTAAGAATAATTATTCCAACTACTTTTTAGATAATAGTGAAAATCATTCAAGTATAgctaatttaaatttttatgaaatgGCATATACTAATGGCGGTTTTTCGAACTATGGGCatggtaataataatggaaataGCGAAAATAGCAAAATcgatatattaaatacaaaaaaaaatacccAATCTACTAATGTTGATGATAATAACGATAGTTTatctttaaataataagaatggaaaaaatgttttaaataGCTGCACCCCCCTTACTTACAATTTCAACGATTGTATGAATGCCTCaacaaaaatgatataG